ACTTTTTACCGTCATTTTGGTCGAACGCCCGAGTCACACTCAAGCTCtgcatttttcatcttgtaGTTATtctggttttattttcttttagtgaTGACTGAGGAATCAAAGTGTGGACAATGTCAAAAACATTTATCATGTTAACTGATTTGACCAAATCAATTTACTGATTGAGTTTTGATAGTGTTATTTGCTGGAACTTTTTTTGACAAGGCCAGCTGACAGCCCTTGAGAGTGTCGACGTTaaatcatgttttttttataaTGTTTAGTAAGAGATAAGAGAAAGCAAATTAAATTATCAACTTGTGAAGAGTTTCTTGCTCAATCTTAGTTTATATCCTCATTTCACACTGTCAGACTAAATATAGGTAAAAGCAAATTAGATCTCGGCTGACTTTTTTCATGCAAAACCAACAGAATCAAGACTTTTTACCGTCATTTTGGTCGAACGCCCGAGTCACACTCAAGCTCTGCATTTTTCATCTTGCAGTTATtctggttttattttcttttagcaATGAGTGAGGAATCAAAATGTGGACAAATTGAATGTCAAAAACATTTATCATGTTAACTGATTTGGCCAAATCAATTTACTGATTTAATTTTGACAGTGTTATTGGCTGGAACTATTTTTAACAAGGCCAGTTGTTGACAGCCCTTGCCGGAGGGTGTCGGCattaaataactttttttttcatgatgatatttagagaaaagagaaagcaaattaaattattaactTTTGAAGAGTTTCTGGTTTCGCTACTACTTAAGTTTTCTTAATAACTGCAAGTATCATGCActgaaaattcatttcaatccgCAATTGAAATACACTAAATTTCATCTATCAACATAATACAAATAATTCTTCGGCTACGCACGCATCCCGTCAGATGTGTCTGACGTCACATTATGTTTTTGCAACAGAACCAACGTTTTCAACCTGTCTGCCCATGTCCGCCACCAGCTCATTGAACAAAAACGTTTCCTTAAAATATCCTATCGATCCCACAAGAGTTTGAAACATAACGCAGTCACGCTGGCTGAAGAAGCAACAGCCCTGTGAGAGCAAACCGACAGACTGTAGTCTACGGGTAGCCCTTCCCTTCCTCTGAAGGGAGAACGAGAGAAAGCCTTCCTTTCTTCCGCTTTTATTTCGGAGGGATGGTACGGCTATACGTAGGCTAACAGACTGTGAAAAAGAGCCGCAAGTCTCATATTAGTGAACCAAAAACGCAAGTTACACCAAGGCGTTCAATGGTGGAAAACAAGGAGGAAGACAGGAGTGGAAAAACCTCCGACAACTTTTCAACATTTATAGTGCTCGTAAAATCCCCTTTTTTTAAATACTTGCCACCATTTGACAACACACGCGTATTATTATTGCCCCCACAGGCTTTCTAAGCCATGTAGGCCCCTAGTATCCCTGCCTGTTTGAACTGAATGGGTAAAAGTATTGCTAGTGTGCGAAAtgatctcgatttgatcaaactaggggCCTAGAGGCGTGTTATTTCAATCAAGTGCGCAGCTATTGTCGTCGTGCCGTTGTTCCATTCCAGAGCATACTATTCAACAAATCCTCTCCAGTGAACGAGAATGCTTTAGAAATGGAAGCTGGGAGTTGAGAAGAgggcagaaaaaagaaaattgtaatttgtgaaaaatgtttgtttttcatagTTAGCTTGAAATGTTATCCAAGAAGAAAAGCCACGCAGTAGCTAGGTCTAACACATTTAAATAAGTACAATTATGCGTAACTGACAACTGGATAAACGTTACTGGAGAAATTAAGATGAACCATCACAGCTACCAGTCTTCAAATAACGGAAATTTCTGTAAGATATTTGGATTCCATACATTAAAAACGTGCACTTCTCACGCAGAAAATTGAACGTAAGGCAAGCTTTATGTAAATAAATTCGATACACAGTCATCCTTTGCTCATATTCATTAATTGACAAATTAAATACTTATTTCGCCTCAAGCAGAGTTGTCATTAGAAAACTTAAGTTTCGCCAAAGGTTTCAGCAAGATTTGTTATTTTCTAGCAACGGAttcttttcctctctctctctttattGAGGGTATTTTCCAGTCTCTACTCCTGTATTAGTGTCGCGTCCCCAATCTCCCATCTGCCATCACCCCTGTACTCCTGCCCCATTTAACCACCGCCAAGATCTGTTTGATAAACCCCAGATAATCACATTTCTACGGTTTGCTAAAACAAGCAATAGGAGCAAAGTCTTTTTTTGTCTATTTGTCGTAACTTTTACAAATTGCTGAAATTTCTGCAATATGCAGCAAGTAACAGCGCGGCAATTTGCAAGTCTTGCATCTTCTCTTACAAATAACCCAAATAAAATACTCTTCACTCTTTCTCCCAAAGgagataaaacaattttttgatCGCTTCTAAAACGAATGCTaaaacgtttgtaaatcattaATATTCCCAAATaagatttttccttttcaataataataactcaAATATATCTATTTTTGCCTGCATTGCTTGATATTCGAATTGattgttttttcctctttctttttttttatggccAGAATTTTCTAATCGACAATCCAAATCTTGCTTTCGCTTTACTGACGGACCGTTTGCTTCTCGTGGCGTCGTTGTCACCGTTATCACCGTTATCACTCAATCCTCGACTGGGACTTCGCTCAGGGCCACTTTCAGCCTTGTTCAAGGTACCAGGGGCCCAATTTCGTAGGTGCTCGGAAGAGGAGGAGGCGGCGCCATCGGGTACCCGGCTCTTGAGAGGGGCGGTTAAGCTTATCCCATCGCACTCCATACACTCGTGGCTTCGGGGGCAGTGCTTTGCGAATGTGTCATCCGAATCCGAACTATTGCGAGATGTGAACGCCTTTACTCTTCTTCGTCGGTTTGTTGTGCGCATGTGAACGCACTCGGTAGAGCTACCGCTGGTCAAGCCGTCATCTTCTGGGACTTTCATCCTTGAAAACCTCGACCTGAGAGTGGTAGGCTTCGCCACAGGACTCCTACGCTCGCTTCCAGTCCTCGACACAGGAATTCCATTTTCAGGGCCGTCGTGTCCATAACGTTGCCCTCTGCCCCTTCTTGCTCTCCCACCTCTGTAACTCAACACATAGTACGAATCATTCTGTATTCTGAGGCTTGAAGACAAAGGAAGATCTTGAAAGCCTACATGATCGTTGCTGTGGTAATGAAGACTACCTTTGTTCAGGGAACGAGATGAGTGCAATTCACTTGACCTTTCCTGGCCTTGAAAAGACAAATCCCATCTACAAGAGGGAAACGACGCCCAACGTATCATTCCTCCATCTGATTGGCCATGCCCACGAACATCCGCAGCGCTAGGCATACCTGGGCTGGGTTGCCTCGATGCTGTGTCGAGGCTCTCCGTTTCCGATTCGCCTTGAACCGTGCGTCGATCGCAAATCGTTCCCTGTTCCTCAGTGGACCCGTCGCCCCATTCTTCGGGTCGAGCCGGCTGCTCGCCTTCATCAAAAGAATCTTCGGGAGAAAAGGCGCTGTACGCGAAAAAGAACACAGAGCTGATGATCAAGAAATTGATGATGATTGCCACACACGCTGAAGTCACTGGCCAGTTCTTCATGACGTATCTGAAGAGACAAAAGCCGAATACGCTTTGCTGAAATCATGGTGTCCAGAAAAGTAAGAGGCCAGATTAAAGAGACAACATAAAGAGAATACCGTTTGAGGTCTCTAACTATAACGGGAGCACTTGGAGACTTGAGATTTTAAAAGctccaaaattcattcaacCAGCTGAAGTTGTTGGCAAAGGGTTACTTTAAGGAAGATCGACCAAACTCTAGTAATTGCTTATCTTAATTTAACGAGTCCTAATAGTGGCATATCCGTAGCGCCCCTAATAAATAGTCGTATTGCATTGCGACTCTCACTCGTTCGCGGCAATCAATCAGGGCATCCCAAGGAAACACCATCAGGCGTTTTGTTGCTTCGACATGTTCCGATTGTAAACTGATTTTCATACGAAACTCGACGCTTTTGAAATATCTTTGATGCACTATAGCTGTAACTACAAACAGAGTCACCTTTCATAAAAAATCGCTGGTCCCAAAAAACCTTGAAGACAACAAACCTGAGTCCAACAAAATGAGCTTCAATTCGAAGAGCGGCAGAGTagatttcaatctttttagcaaGTACCACAACATGTGCTCCCACGGCGGGGTGAAACTATCAAGGAAAACGAAGACAATCACGACCAATTCCTCTGTTAGAAATACCAAATTTTGTTTGCTACTTCCCCATCAACATATAACCAAAGTTTCTTGAGAAAACTGGCTCCATGTCTGGGTTGATAAGAATTGCACTTTTCTCtggtatagagcggttttcaaatgactgtcgaaaaaccaaaaccaaagcaattactccgaccaatcacaacgggcacaaacagctccatgaaccaatcacaattcctagcaattacctgtaacgcgcccgaagcgcgggaaatatcacgcgtatatggcgcgattggttttggttttgtttctcattggttgaaaaactggcgcgagtcttttaagccaatcaccaagcgtagcaatcgcaatcacgcaattactttcgacagtcatttgaaaactgctctaagcaAATGAACAAGAGacaaatttttttctcattttaaattttgattaaaAATAAGATTcagtttaaggacggtgcctactaattaaagatattttttccccggcatgtgattatgcaggaattgtaggtcttaacacgtcctgttgaaatccaaaaagaaaattgggggtaaccaagcatttttcagagacaattcatgaataatatctgtaaaaagctttaaaatacaaagcaatgtatggcgttctttctcaaattgaagcttaattatttctcaaaaatgcgtggttacccccaattttctttttggataccaagagtacttactaagacctactttctccggatagttttaaaccacgcaaaaatacccctgcattagtaagcattggcgataggaaatccgagtatctggagatgcgcagaacgtatgcgcaataacaatagtaggcaccgtccttaagattaGACCCTGCTGTGTCGTGTCCCGCGAATATTGAATGATGCATGTATTTTGTACGGTTTCTCATCTTCAACTGAAATTACAGATTACAGTATTTGCTGCCTGGTACTGCATGGCATTGCATTTTTCTTTACTCATTTCACTTTGGTGGGCTTCCAAAATACTGGTAAATGGTCTAATGATATTGAAATGCaatttcacttttcaaaaaatttcactcACAGAGTcctccattttaaaaatgcactgtcactttttaaaacatttaactCACAGAGTCTTCCACGTAGTTTTCAAATAAGGTTATCtgtacgttttgtttttcttcagagaTTCCCAGCACCATTGGCAAGGAGTAGAAAACTGTATTCAAGGATTGCAACAGTGAAGACTGGTAGTGCAGCATACccttatgaaaaaaaaacaaacaacaaacaaacagaaattaCATACATATGGGCCAAGAATATGcttaaatgaatttaaaagttCCATAATATTCTAAAATACTACCATCCAAATGTTGTTCTTTTAATGTTAGTTGGGCAGCATGActctagttgttcaaaggatggacaaCACTCTCCACTGGATGAATCACCCATACTTATAAAAACTCATCTTTTCCGTGATGCATTTTTATCGTAGTGCTTTTTGTCTTGTgagttttcttttaattgtaGTTTCAGTTTactcttaataattattacgttTCGCTTTTTAGCCTTTTCCGTTTTTAATCTTGTCAGGCGCATTTGAACATTTTATGGAATTTGCGCATTATAAAtgttagatatatatatagattattacatgttaagaacctgatatcgtttttattcacgagtttttaataccatatcgcgaacgagcaagtcttcgagcgagtgagcggtatggtattaaagtgctactacgacgaaattttgatgtcatgtttatcacaaagaattatttatatcagctcattaaggaagactgtaacttaaaatttgattgaaatgaagattttcaccccacaaactggaaaaaattggccctgaaaagttgttttttcgcgtCCGCCATTGCGAATTTACGTTCCAATGAGCCTGCGGTATAGAGCTGCGGCTACGCGCTATtggcctattgtctttttttcgtgacgtcattttcttaactcgcaTTCGAGTTTTCTCACGTAGTCTTATAATACGCTGTTGTCTTGCTCCTTCCTAACCAAAAAGTGTCTCGTTCACCTTCACTTTCGTCTTCGAGAGAAAGTTATTGCAGTTATAGCGAAGAAAGTAAACCAGacagcttttctgaaaagccGTTACTCGAAATAGGCGTATAATAATGACACTGTTAGGTCGGTTCTGACCGAAGAAGAAGCCGCagaatatcttgagcagcttgtctttgaagaggaggaagaacaaattttactaagttgttttgttttgttttttttttttccggggaGGAAGATATGGGGGATTGGTATATTTTCGTGTTATGAAATAAAGagctttcacaacaagaatcgagagaataaaaggtATGATCGAATGAGTTTACTAAGTGTCTACTTCAAAACAAACCGCTTCGCTTCAGCGCATAAAATCGTGTCTGTTTAtcgatcataaatatttttgcctcccttttttttgtaattttctggaaaaccagaATTGTCTACATTTTTTCATAAAATCTACCGATTTAGTGCGTAATATAGACCATATTACCAGatattttgtcagtaatttagacCTTGCTACCACAATACAGCGTCCTACAAGCGTGCGATGGCAAGTAATTGCAATCGGAGGAAAACGAAATCTTATCACGCACTTTCCTGATCTTCGGGATTGACGcgatacatttgtattttattattgcaaatagtgtatagtttaaattggcgatattaaaatatcaaacatcttgTGCATGAAAGCGCAAATGTATAACATAAGAAGAACCCACAAGAACATAAGCTTTCGCCGCTCCTTCTCCTTCATACGACTTTGTCTCGTTGAATCCCTTTCTGTAGATGGCTCCTTTCTTCCCCATATGCTGGGTTTGACCGGGTTTAAGTTGCCGACGCTGTGTCTGATCGAAAGCAcgagtaaaacaattttcctcgaagtgCACAGAGCAAATCACAAATATAGCCTGTGGCTGTAGAAACAAATTCTCACATTGGATTCTAACAAACCGGACCCACAGATCTCTCGTTCTATCGGTTGGACTCGCATGCAAAGCCAGTCCTGCCGCTTTGCTTCTGCGGTTGCTGCAGCCCTGAACAACACAACGACTTCCTAccatattgaattgaaagatttacgcACTTTCCTAACACAAACTCGCTTGAACCGTATAAGAAATTAGCCACGTATcgagtttgacttgagaaaatgacgtcaccaggtttcccgcgaagtttcttgcggccagccctcaagcattggtaaccaggtcgtaggaacatggcggattaatggcgggcgaaaattataaattataatcgcaaaaataatagggttctcgccatcgcaagaagctgaaatttggcaataatgttcctaGGGATGTTATCTGTTAATTGAGCGGAaaagaaaggtttgtgaaaatttcatcgtagtagcactttaaaaactggtgaataaaaacgatatcaagCTCTTAACATGAAACAACttgtttgttaaaaaaattccatgcttaaaaaaaatcaagccaccaagttgaagtacaagaaagctttgataaaactgcaaagcaattcttcccgccaaagcaattcttcccgccaaatttgacgccaggcgtcagctaaaatatagcgtgcaacccgattggtccaaccaaattattacaatctatttgattggtcagttcaaacccgtgaagtgaaatTATTTCACTTCACTTCACGCGTATCacttttattcacggctttatcacactgatatccacaggAGGAGATGAAGAAGAGTATACCTGCATCAGTAACACTCACTGATAATATCACCAGTGTCAGGATTTTCAGCCAGGTGAGGTATGCACATGGTTCATATagaattcaaggacttttcaaggaccaAAATCATTTTTTCAAGACCTTAATTTCCCCACAATTTGACATAAAATAACACGAAATACAATCACAAATTTGTGTAAAGCTGCCCTTTCAAACCTTCTTGTTTGTAAAACAATGCTTTTTAACTTACACAGGTTGCATTATTCAAGGAGCTTTCACAAATATTTAAGGACTACCGCGGAAAAATCAAGGACTTTTAAaggacaaacaaaaaattttgcCAATTTCAAGGACATGACGCCAACCATGAAGCAgactgataataataaatattattattattaggagtACAAAAGATAGCCTCTCAAAGAGTTCTAATTAAAATAGGATTTACCACACCCAATTGCAAGCCATGTCACGCTGACGATGCCAGAATATGAGGGCTTCAATCTTAAaggaaatcattttaaaaaattggtaaCTTTCTTACCGATCTTTCAGAGTTTGCTAAAACTTTGCCAGATTCCGAGAGAAAGGCCACTTTCACCATAAACATCCCTATTTGAAGATTAAATGACCAAGAGATTTGAATGCAAGGTTTCATGtgtatttcttttcaaatgaGAAGTAGTGGAGAGTAAGCAGAGGTGGTCACTTTTGAAATCTTGTCTCTAGGATTCAGGGTGACACTCTGCAAAATCTTGACGAGAGCTGGCTGTAAAATATGTCACCAGCCAGCAGAAAAGCAAACTAGAAGCTACCTCTGGGTGGGTTTCTTCCCAGGATTATTAATACCAAAGTTAATTCTACAGTATTAGagcagttttgaaatgactttcttaaattcattaataattcatgcaaagaaaacaaggaaatcaCTACCATGATGGCAGTTTGGATAAGTGATTCTTATTATCATAGAAtttggtgaacttttgctttgaatttctctaagagttattaatgctttgagaagctatatcaaacactcacAAGAGTGTTTCGTCAGATATCCTATTGGTTAAGAAAACTGGCTGTGCCTTGTTTTTTCAACCCTCTTCTCTGtctttggatatctgatgaaacactcttccttgtgtttgatatattacgtcAAAAGTAATTATGCAATCGTCATTGCAACATTTGATGGctaaaaaattttgcaccagtttttcaaccaataagaaccaaaaccaaaacaatcaCTCCTTGTACAAGCAATTTATTGTTCTTTTGTggtttgagcaagttacagatcATGCTAGCAATTCTGACTGGTTCATCTCACCGCTTGTTCCTGTTGTATGTGTCAGAGTAATAACTATGTTGGTTGTTCAATGAAgacttgaaaactgctccaattacctgttttgttttgaattgatgtttcaTGCACTTTCAATAAATTGCAAAAATACAGCATCTGAGTAATTCTCAGCATTGCATTAACCTTCAAATCTCAAATCACTCATTTAATTCCTTTATCTGCTTAGCACAGCAAGTATAGGCTAAGTATTAGAACTGGAAACTGACCTAGTCGCTCATTTACTGGAGAATGAGGCATCTCAAGATCCAATAAAACTCTGTATCGCTGGCCTCGCATCAGAGTCTAAAAAGTAAGGAGTACATTATGGATGAAAATGCAAACCAATGCAAGTGAACAGAATGCCATTTTTGTCACCCTGATATGCTTTCCTTCTTTTTGAAGAGGACGAATTTTCTTAAGACTTCAAAAAGTTTATCATTTCCACACAAGTAGTTGCAGCCAAATGACTTccacaaatattattattgaagttGCTTTAAAAGACGTTATTAATCTTCTCATTCCTGTATCATATTTTGTTACTATCCAGGCTTATTACTCCAATCTGTTCATGTACAATTTGAGCCCTAACCATTAaagcaataaatattttaatagttaggactcaaattaattattaatatattgatattgaaaaaagaaaaaaaagtgtaatGTTAACCCTTTTCTTTGAGTAAGTTACATTATATCTCAGTCCATGTTCTGAAATAACACACCCATAAAAATTCAACCCAAACTTGATGACGACGGATGGTAAATAAAAGGGTCCAAAGATTGAAGAAATTTAGTATATGTTAATGTGCCTTTGATCCTTTAGTCACAAGTATCACATAGTAATTGTAACTCTGTTGCAACGCAGTTATGTCATTTGtttgtacagaaaaaaaaagtagaatcGATTATTTATTCAAACGTGAGCTTAGCTTAATGATGTAATTCGCACGCATCACGCCCTCATAAAAATGTCACGCGTTTAACTCGAGAAGGAAAAGCTTTCCACCtaaataaattaacagaaaaagtCTTACTAACGCGTTCACTCGAACTCAAAGACAAATTGGCTTCAGGATATGAACACAAGCCTTTTTCCACCGAATTTTCGCACTGTGAACTGCAAATAGACGATTCGTGAATTCAAAcacattcaaaacaaaagaCAAGTTTATGAATTTCATTACGGCAAACATCGCATAGTTAAATCACGCAAAATTCAGATGAAAGAAAATATCACATCAAACTTACTTGAAATGTAGAAACACCGGTCTCACATGACTCATAGTTGGCATGTAGGCGTAGTAAAAGCTCACATACATCAAAACGGCAATCCATATAATGACCGACACAGTGCAATACCAAAAGAAAATTCGTACCACTGTACTGCCAACCAGGTGACTTGCGGCCGACGCCACATTTTGGACTACTCGAGCGATCCTCCAGTTTCTCACTTTGCGCTGGAAGAAGTATACAAGAAATTTAGAAGACTCATTTTGCTCAGGAATTGACGAATCGAGATCTTCCTGTGTTTCTTCCGCCATGTTTATTTTTGGCTTACCTTCATTCTGCGCAGTGTTCGCGGCCAGTCTCCTCTCATGTGACGGACTGGACGCCTAAGAAGACCCAAATCGTGTGACATCTTTTTTTGCCAATTCTTCCAATGAGTCCAAAATGACTGCAACGAAATATCAAAACGAGCTCACCAAACGATAGTCCACAGTTGAATTAAACAGGAGTAAGGTCTCAATTTATTAATTTACATCACAGTGAATGACCTTACCGAACAATAGAGTAGTTTACGCCCAAACATACGTTCCGACACATCGTGCGTAAAATTGCAAATACTTCGTAccttttgcgttttttttttttcagttgactGTTGAGTTTTTCTTAATGTGCAACTTTTGGTgctattttgaaaaaggtgtgaAACACGAAACTAAAGGCAGAAGATCCAATATACAAGCTCTCAAGGGACTGTTATAGGTATTCGAAAACAAAGCCTAGTTCACTGGCAGACAATTTGTCAGACAACCAgcaattttcttttacaaacacattaaaaaaagcaataaacaaagaaaagttaAGTCAAAGTTTGATGACAAACTATGACTGATGGCTATCCATAACAATGACCCTTGAGTCGACCTTCAATGATGCTCTTCAAACATTCAGGTTTCTGACCTGTTGATGAAGAACGACTCTAAATGCTAATAGCATCTTTTTGTGTGTGCTCATTACGAGGGAAAAAGGATCTCAAAGTCACAATCGCCCGAATATTTGTTGACCTCATGACTTCGATTACTTTTAGCTGACGGCAAAATTAACCCGTTAAAAAAAATAGCAGGACTTCGGATCTGTTTGAAGCATTCAACTGGATAATTCGCTACAGGATCGGCGCAAACAGCTGGATTTGGACCTCTACACAGTGCGGTTATTTATTATCATCTTACCTGTATTTTGTGGTTTGCTGTTGCCCCGATGTGATTTAAGACATTAAAAACCAGGGCGAGATTGGGTTCTGTCATTTTTAACAGCAAGTATGGACTGCGTACTGAGAAATGCGTGCAATTTCACTTCCCTCCACGTGAATTTTAAATTCTCTCCTTCACGAGCTGCCCTCTTCGACCTAAAAAGGAAGGACAAAGCGAAGTGGCGGTTGAAATTAAAATAACGCCCTGAAGATATAATGATGGTGTTGAAAACATACCAGCCGTGAGGCAGATATTAATATTCTGGACAACGTTAATCAAGCGAATGATTTGATACATAGCAGGCGTGATAAATTGTACCCATACCAAATCATGCCAGATTTGTATTCCATTCAATTTTGTCAGGTTCTAAAGGCGATTGTTTTTATACCGAGTTATACCAGCGGATCAAACTACTTGCGGTTGTTTTCTTCCGCGATTTGGTAAATAATACCGCAAAAATTTCCCACCCTTGCGACACGATCAATCCGGCACCGACATAGCTACAGCTtgtcaaaggtttcaaaatTCAACGTCAAAATGTGGAAACGTTAATCGTGGTTCTTTATTATGATAGTACGCGTAGAATTAGATCATCCGTGGTGGCAGCAGCTTAAGCCATAGGGTTGTGAGGTTGTGAGGTGAGTTGCTTCAGTAAAACTGACGCTACATTTTGACCTTGTTCCATTGACAGGATAGTCTCCTACGTAGCCAGCTGTGTTGGAGACTTCTGACAGGACCAAGACTCAAGCGTCAATCAAAGGATCAATTTCACAGCGCTCGAGGGAAGATCCGTCCCGGGCGAACTTTGGCAAAGAACACGGGACACTTAAACAGTAAGCGCGGGTCTCCGCCAACTGCGAAAACTGTACGGTAGCTGAAATTCTTTTGCAACGCTAACAGAGAAAATTAGTATCAGCTCCTTTTGCATTGTA
This genomic window from Acropora muricata isolate sample 2 chromosome 2, ASM3666990v1, whole genome shotgun sequence contains:
- the LOC136889684 gene encoding uncharacterized protein, producing MTEPNLALVFNVLNHIGATANHKIQSFWTHWKNWQKKMSHDLGLLRRPVRHMRGDWPRTLRRMKRKVRNWRIARVVQNVASAASHLVGSTVVRIFFWYCTVSVIIWIAVLMYVSFYYAYMPTMSHVRPVFLHFNSQCENSVEKGLCSYPEANLSLSSSERTLMRGQRYRVLLDLEMPHSPVNERLGMFMVKVAFLSESGKVLANSERSGMLHYQSSLLQSLNTVFYSLPMVLGISEEKQNVQITLFENYVEDSFHPAVGAHVVVLAKKIEIYSAALRIEAHFVGLRYVMKNWPVTSACVAIIINFLIISSVFFFAYSAFSPEDSFDEGEQPARPEEWGDGSTEEQGTICDRRTVQGESETESLDTASRQPSPGMPSAADVRGHGQSDGGMIRWASFPSCRWDLSFQGQERSSELHSSRSLNKGSLHYHSNDHVGFQDLPLSSSLRIQNDSYYVLSYRGGRARRGRGQRYGHDGPENGIPVSRTGSERRSPVAKPTTLRSRFSRMKVPEDDGLTSGSSTECVHMRTTNRRRRVKAFTSRNSSDSDDTFAKHCPRSHECMECDGISLTAPLKSRVPDGAASSSSEHLRNWAPGTLNKAESGPERSPSRGLSDNGDNGDNDATRSKRSVSKAKARFGLSIRKFWP